The following DNA comes from Deltaproteobacteria bacterium.
CTGTCTGAGCTTCCGCTTTCAGGTAAAGTCAAGGCGCATAAAAAAAAGACACTCGAAGGGGAGGGGAAGATCATTTCACTTGTCGGCGCAGACGGATCGGGCAAGTCCACCTTAATTAAAGACCTGGAAAAATGGCTGTCCTGGAAACTCTCTGTTAAACGCTATTATTACGGTATCCCCAAAAATAAGGTAAGCAAATTAAATTCTTTCCTTGTGAGGGGATTTAATAAGCTGGGCCTCTCTTTTATTGCCTCTTTTATTGAAAAGCTTTTCTGGATTTACGTGGCGAGAAAAAGGTATTTAATTGCCATAAAATCCCGAAAAGACGTGAGGCGCGGACAGCTTGTTATTACCGACCGTTTTCCTTTAAAAGATTTTCATGACATGCCCGAGCCGATGGATGGCCCCAGGGTTCATCTTTCCCCTTCCCATTCGCTTGCAGGAAAGCCTTTAACAGCTCTTGAAGCCCGTTATTATAAAAAGATTGACTATCCTCATCTGATTTTTGTGATCCAGGTTGAACTGGAAGAATTAAGAAGACGAAAGTCCGATCTGCCTATAGAGGTTCACAGGGTTAAGGCCGATGCCGTTAACCGTTTAAAAGAGAGTGCCCCTGTTTTTCCGGTAAACGGGAACCGGCCATATGATGAAGTGCAATTGGCCGTTAAACGAAAAATATGGGAACTTATTTAGTAACTGCCCCTTTGATTGCAGATGGGCTGAAAGTTAGAGAATATAAATGTTTTATGCTTTAGGCTTCCTTTTAATAAATTTCGCCAGTTACTTTCTCGCCATTTCGAGAGGACCTTTCTGGGGATTATTCGCCTATATGAATATCTATTTCAATTCCCCTCAGGAAATTATAAACTGGTGGACTCTCTACCTGCCCTTTCACCGCTGGAGCCTGCTCACATCGCTTGTCCTTTTTGTTTCATTGGCCATTCACTGGGGCAAGACCTCGGACCATAAGTTTAGAAATGCCAGGTGGGTCTATGTATTTTTAGCGCTAAGTGCTGTGGTATGTTTTACAAATGCCTTTAACCCCAAAGATGCAAACCAGTATTTATATTCTCTTTTAACCTATTCGATTATTGTTTTCATCCTCATAAAAAGCATTACCTCTGTCGATCAATTCCGTTTATTCTGCCTGAGCGCTATCGTTTTTGCCGCCGGCCTTTCAGTTAAGGCCTACCTGACAGGCAAGCGCGTGCATGCCAGGCTGGAGTACGGCGGTTCTGCCGACGCCTACGGATCGAATGAATTTTCATTGCTTCTGGCAGGAATTATTCCATTGATGCTGCCTTTTTTTAAAAGTGGAAAACCCTATGAGAAGATTATCTGCATATTGTCTCTCCCTTTTTTATTAAATGCCTTGGTCCTTTGCAACAGCCGGGGTTCTTTTATTGCCTTTGCAGGGGCCATCGTCATCGCCACAATCATCTCTTTTGACAAGGAAATTACCAGATATTTCCTGGTTTTACTTATGCTGGGCCTTCCTTTGCTGCTTTATTTATCGGATGAATATTTTATAGACAGGCTCTCTTCTCTCGTCGGTGCAGACGAGGCCATAGAGAGTGTCGAGGGAGCAAGAGAACTTTCCAGCGGAAGAACGGAGATATGGTCTTACGGGATCGACATGGCCGGGGACAACCTTTTTGGCGCCGGACCTAATGCATTTAAAGAGTTGGCCCGCTTCTACATGCCGGAAGAGGTGTTGACATTTCATCCCGGTGCAAAGTATGGCGTCCGTTCAGCGCACAACACTTATTTGCAGGTCCTCGTTGAGCAGGGGGTTTTGGGGTTCATTGTATGGATCGCCATGTGTCTGCATAGCTACCTGTTGATCGTTAAGTCTTTTAACCGGGTGAAAAGGGTGGACCTGGATTCGCAGTTCTGGAAGTTTTCGCTTTTTGCTTTAAACATTTCCTTTGCTTCCATAATGATCGGCGGCCTGGTTAATTCGAGAGTGTATTATGAGTTTTTCTGGTGGCAAGTTGCCCTTATTGCCGTGGTAACGTCACTTGTTAGCAGGGAAATTGAAGATAAGGTTAATCCTGTTGATGAGAATGATGAAAAGAGGATTTACTGATCCATGCTGAATATAAAGGCTCAATATCATAACTTGAAGAATAAGCTTGAAGATAAATTACTGAAAAGAATCGTAAAAAATTCGGGCGTTATTTTATTCGGCAACTCGACGGCCGCAGGCCTGGGCATTATATCTTTTACCATACTGGCCGGCCAGGTAGGGCCCGAATCTCTGGCTATTTTAGTGCTTGCCCAGACATACGCCCTCATTATTAATGATATTTTTAATATACAGACATGGGAGTCAATGGTTAAGTTCGGCGCTTCTGAATTAAAATCAGAGCGAATCAAAAATGTGATTAAAACGAATTTGATACTGGATTTTGCCAGCGCAATTATTGCATTTGGCTTTGCCCTGATGCTTGTAAAAACGGTGGGCCGCCTTTTGGGCTGGCAAAGCTCTTTTTTCCCTTTTTTGTCTCTATACAGCGCTAGCATTCTTTTTAATATAACGACCCTTACCATAGGAATTCCCAGGCTTTTTAACAAGTTTGCTTCCATTGCAAAAATTCAGGTCGTCATGGCAGTTATTAAGCTTTGTGCCGTATTATATGCAATGGCAAGTTCGTCAACTTTTACGGTCTATATCTATATCTATTTAGTCGTCGATATTCTGACAAATTTATCCCTCAATATTTACAGCATAAGATTGCTAACGCAAAAATACGGCAGAACATGGATAAGGGAGAAAATAGCTTTTGATAAAAACCAGCTGAAATTTATCTGGTGGACCAATCTTCGCACCATTATAAGGATTCCCGTGCGTCACCTGGATATGATTGTTATCAGTTCTGTTTTATCCGTCAAAATGGTTGGTATCTATAAAGTTTACAAAGAGATAGCAGGACTGATAAACAGGGTTGGAGAACCGATCAATCAGTCCATGTTCCCTGAATTTACAAAACTGATCGGCAGTAATAATCTCGGTGATGCTGCCGGTATAACCAAAAAAACCATGCTCATATTGCTGGGCGTCGGTTCTGCCGTTACTCTGGGTCTGCTCCTTACATCCAGATTTCTTGTGGGAACCTTTTTCGGAGAAGAATATCTTCAGGAAATATATGCCTTGTACCTGATGCTCTTCTTTTTTTCAATGAGCTTTATTACCGTTCCCATTAATTCCCTTTTCATTGCTGCCGGCTTTGCAAAGTATAGTTTTATGGTCCTGTTATTTACGAACACTATTTATTTAATGACTCTTTTCAGCCTTGGTAAGTTAATAGGCATCTATGGTATTATTGCGGCATTTGCCCTTCAGCTGGTATTAAATAAGGGATTAAAGGTCTTTCTGCTGAAAAGATATTACCATGAATGGGGCACGGTTATCCGGTAGAGAGCATTTTTGCAGGTGAAAGGATATTTTGTACAGAGTTGAATTTATAGGGCTTCCCGGCGCAGGCAAGAGTACCGTCAGAAAAGCCTTGATCGACAGGTTGAGGGCTGCTTCCGGCGACGGCAGGTATTTCACTGTGGAAGAAGCTTATCTTCATGGGGCAAGGTTAAATATGGATAAGGTTTTCAGATATTTTTTGAAGCTTCTGCCCGGTTCTGCGGCAATTAAGCTTTCAAATAAACTGGTTAACCGGTCGCTTATGCATTTTGAGGCGCAAAACCGCTTTCTCGCAAATTATGGCAAGGCTTTAGGCGCTTTTTTTTCCTCACATGTTTTCAATGAAATGTCAATTGATGACAGGCAATCGGTGATTTCGGCTTTTCTTGAAGTGGGGGCATTTTACGAATCTGTTAATGCATTATCATTTAAAAACCCGGTCGTCTTTTTTGAAGAGGGCCTGGTCCAGAAATCTTTAATGTTCGTCTCCCCTTCAGGCAGCTACGGAAAAGACATGGTTAATCTGGAAACTTATCTCGATGAGATTCCCCTTCCTGAAATATTGATTTATGTCAAAAGCGATATTGAAACATGCTCCCGGAGAATGTTGAGCCGTCCTGAAGGTTTGACGAGACGGTTAAAAAATGCCGATGCCGCTTTGATTTGTGAATTTTTGAAAAAAACGGACAGGCACTTGCAGGAAGTTGCCTCCCGGGCGAGCGGGAACACTTCCTGCGCTGTGATAGAAATTAATAATAATGGAAAGCTCGAAGATAATATTGATTGTCTTGAAAGAAGGATGAGAGAAATTACGAAAGCGTAATTTGATAAAGGTCTATGGGTAAGACAGTCAAAGAATATAACAATAATTATTCAATCCTTTTTGGTCTTTTATGTTTCGGCGTCGTCTATTTGCATTCAGACTGGGCCGGTGGTTTTGATATCTATACTTTTGGTGTTAAGAGCAGTCTTTTAAAAAAGTTATCTGCACTTCTTCTCATGTCCATTGTTCCTTCTTTTTTCATTTTATGGGGATATTTATCCTGTAAATATTTTTATTCTCATGAGAGGCCCCTGCAATTTTTAAAGAAAAAAATCATCCAGTTTTACCCGCTTTATTTTTTTTCTTTCACCATCAATATGGTGACCCGGTCAGATTATATGTTTGACCTTCCCCGGTGGAAGCTTGTTCTTGCTCTCATGGGCATGTATTACGAATCCGGCCTCTGGGGAGGGGGACATATTTTCCTTGTCGTGCTGGCTGTCATTATAACGATAAGCATTTTTAAGCTCTTTAATTTAAGGCGCAGGGGAATCTTTCTGTGCGGCATAATGGTTTTGATAGCGGCAAAAGCGCTGCCTCATGAATCGGACCTTTGTTATATAAAGTATTTCGGCTATTATGCCGCTTTTTTTCTTGGTGCCCTGTTAAAACATTATTCCGCATTTGACGGCCCTCTCTATTTAAAAAATACTTTCGAAAGAGCGTTAATGCTGGCAATTATGGGTGTGGGCATGATGACGCCGCTTCTTAATTTCTTTAAAATCTATGCTCTTGAAATTGAGTATAATCCCAATTCACCGGAGCAGCTCTTTTTCAGTGTTCTTCTTATCTATCTATTGTCAAGAATGCTGGACCGGCTGCCTTATCTGCGGGATCGCTTCTTTTTAGGCAAAGTTATTCACAAAATCGGAAATAATGCCTATGGCCACTTTATTTTGCAATCACATATTATTCGTCTCATTATCTATTTAAATTCATTCCTCCTGGTAAACAAATTTGTTTTACAATTATTTATTATTATTTTTACCTCATCTATTGTCGTTTATCTGCTGCTGCCCATTTACAGGAGCACGGAAACACTTGTTTTCAAGGTATTGCCTTCATGATTTGTGAGGAGTGCGCCAGGGAGCGTATCATTTAAGGGGTATGGACAGCTTCATGTTATATTTAGTAAACTTAAAGGTATCTCTAAAAAATATTTTCCTGCTTCATTAAGGGGCAAAGTATTCAGGGCTTGACTTAAAGAGAGGGGGGGGGGGCATGTTTTCAGGTTTATCTTGCAGCGCCCTGTTATAGCGTTTTAATTTAAAATAAGAAGGACAACAAGGTGATCAAAAAGGTATCAAGGCGGCTGTTTCTCAAAATGACGGCTCTCTTTGCATTTTTCTTATCTATTGGCAAAGTGGATTATTCCTATGCTTCCGGCGCTGATGCAACAGGCAGCATGCCGGGAGGGGAGGGAGGGGAAAAAATGAATCCGGGCGTTGATGAAGACGGCCTGTCAAGGGTCTATATTGCATCAGGGCATTCACCTGAAGAAAATATAAAAGAAGCCGTCCGTCTTATGGGTGGAATTGAAAAAATGATTGGAACCGATGATATTGTTGTGCTAAAACCCAATGCCCAGTGGTGGAACCAGGGCACGACGAACACAAACAATATGAAAGGTTTCATTGAAGGGGTACTTGCAATAAAAGATTTTAGGGGGGAAATAATTATTGCAGAGAATCACCACTATAAGGAACTGGATTCCCGCGGATGGACGACTGAAGAGAGAAACGGCGATTATAATCTTAATGAACTGGTTCAATATTTTAATGATGCCGGTTTTGCCAATGTGAGCAAATATCACTGGGTCGATGGAGGGCCTAATCCGCAGCCGCAGGAGGGCACCGGCGGCGGCGGCCAAAGGGTCCCGTCTGTTTCAGAGGGTGATGGGTATGTATGGCTGAAAGATGAAATCTATGTCAGTCCGGAAAATAGAAAGTGCATGATGACCTGTCCCGTCTTTACCTCTCCCTACAGCGGCGCAAAAATTGATCTTAAAAAAGGTGTTTTGGAGGGCGGCGAGTATATTGATAAGGTCAAGCTGGTAAACTTTTCATGCCTCAACCATCACGGACAATCATTCGGGGTTACCGCTTCCATAAAAAACCTTATGGGTGTTGTCGATCTTACCTGCGGTTATCACGGAACAGAGCCCGAAGGATTTTATAATGTTCACTTTGTTGGAGAAATGTCTCTTCTTTATAAATCAGGCATTGGTCTCAAATACTATGGGAAACGTTTCGGTTTTGGTTCTGCTTTCGGAAAAAAAATGCAGGAAATGGGTTCATGGAGCACTCAATATACGGGAGGGGCGCTCGGCCACTGGATGAAAAGGGTCAAAATGCCGGATATTAATATTCTGGCTGCTGAATATGTCGGTTGGGGAGGCAGAGGCCGGAAAGGCCCTGAAAAGAGAGAAAGAGCGAATACCGTCGCTATTTCTCACGACCCTGTTGCTCTCGATTATGTGGGGGCCATGCATATTTTATTGCCCGCAACGCCTGAAAAAGAAACTTTTTATAGAAATCTGAACAATCCCCATAAGAAACCCTTCCGTTCATTTTTGGAGGAATGTCATCGTCAGGGGATTGGTAATCTTGATGCGCAAAAAATTAAAATCATAAGAAGTACCTCACAGTAAAGGGCCGGCTTCTTACGGCAGGTATTTTTTTTAAGAAAAGAAACCAACCATAATGTCTGATAAGTGTTTTCTTGTTTTTTCTGATGATTTTGGAGAGCACCCCTCCAGTTGTCAGCATATTTTCCGCTCTATTCCAACCGAGCATCCCGTTTTATGGGTCAATACCATCGGCATGCGCTCTCCCCGTTTGACATGGAGGGATTTAAATAAAGCCTTTCTTAAGGCAGGAAGAATGCTTTCCGGTTTATTTAAGGGAGGAAGTAAAAAAGTCTCAACGGGCCATATCAAAGTCTGCCAGCCGCCAATGCTGCCTTTTTTAAATATTCCTTTTGTAAGAACCTTTAATAAAAGAAGCGTTACGGGGCATGTAAAGAGGAAACTGGAAGGGCTCGATATGAAATCGCCCATTTGTGTCATTACTGCGCCCAATGCCTGTGATTATATCGGCCAATTTAATGAGAGCCGGATTGTTTATTATTGTGTCGATGATTTTGCCGAGTGGCCCGGCCTGGATAAGTCACTTGTGCAATCCATGGAAAGTGATCTCATCGATAAGTCCGACCGGTTTGTGGCCACCTCTCAAGACCTTGCTGATAAACTGGAGCAAAAAGGCAAGAAGGCCCATCTTTTAACGCATGGCGTCGATTATACGTTTTTTCAGAAGGCCTCTCAAAAGGAACACCCGCTTCTGGCCCATATTCCGAAACCGAGAGTTGGATATTTTGGTTTGTTTGACGGCAGGAGTGACTTGGATTTAATTAAAGCCGTTGCAGCCGGAATGCCGGACATATCTTTTGTTGTTACGGGAAATACAGAGGTCGATATTTCGGACATGAGGAAGATAAAGAATATCTATTTTACAGGAAGTATACCCTACAGTGAATTACCTCAAATGGCTAAAGGCTGGGACATCTGTATGCTTCCCTACCTTGTGAATGTATTAACCAATGCCATTCAGCCCTTAAAAATTAAAGAGTACCTCGCTACGGGCAAGCCGATTATCAGCACGCCCATTAAAGAAGCATGTAATTTGAGCGATTATGTAAACATTGCTGCAACAGCGGATGAGTGGGAAAATAGCATTCGCAGTAATTTAGGGCCTCTTTCCCATGATTTAATTAAAAAAAGAACAGACTTTTTGAAGAATGAGTCCTGGGCATGCAAGGCTGAAAAGTTCTTTAAGCTATGCCTCGAAGATTAAGCCTTCTCTTTCATCAAAAAAGAGACTGAAAAGTGGGGTTAAAATTATTTGACTGACTTTATTTTTATATGGGCCACCGGCATAGGCATGCAATCCCCATCAAAGGTATAGCTGCTTACAGACAAATGGTGAAGGTATTCTTCTATGTTGGTATAGCCGTCATTATTTCTGTCCATGGCCGAATCGTTAGCCTTTGTATTCAGGCCTTTCAAGACTTCCCAGCTATCGGCCATGCCGTCGTTGTCCGTATCTGCCGGAGGGGCGGGGGTGGTAAAAGTCGGGAAGTCACCGGGGTAGGTCACAGTATCGATTATGGCCCCTGTTCCTGCTGAAAAGTCGGCAATGATCCTGCTGTCGACACTGTCTCTCACAGGCGCTGTGGCGCCGACAGCCGATAAAAGGCAGTTGGCAATAGCCGGAGACATGATGTCAGTTGTTATGGCCGCTGCCGGCCAGGCGTCGATTTTTCTGAATCCTTCATTTAACAGCTGGTTTTGCCATTCAAAACCGACGGACCACTCGGGCGCGCTCTGGTCCATTCTTCTTATCCCTATATTCCCTTTAACATATATGAGCGGATGAGGAGCCAGCCCCTGGGGATAGTGAATGGCTTCAAAGGCTGTAGCATTTGACCGGGGTCCTCTCTTGACGTAGTTATGGACCCAGTTGACCCTGCCGTGTTCATAGGTCATCATGGACAGGTTGCCTTTAAAGTTATATACCACATTATTGACGACGTCCGCCAGAGGCGCCGATACTCCTCCGCCGATCATGGGGTTTCTGTCCTGGTTATGGGCAAGGTAGTTGTGATGAATTGAAACTTCGGCATTATTGTTTTTCCCGGAAATGAGCAGCCCTTTACTGTGATCTGCTTTAGGGTGGCCTATCGGTTTGGCATTATTCAAGCCTTCCGAAACAATTGACCATTGAAGCGTAATATTCGTCGCATTCCATGAACTGCTGAAGGTTTCATCGATGCCCCAACTGAATGAAGAGTGATCTATGATGATATTGTAGGCTTTATTAGGGTAATAACCGCCATAGTCACCATATATTGCAATGGTATCAAAGGTTTCGGCGTCATTTTGATCTATCACGCCGTGAGAACCTAACCTGAAGCGCATATGCTGCATGATTAAATCATGCGTATTGATGATCGTCGGTCTTCCTGTGACAAGGATGCCGCCCGGTGATGTTTGTCCGGCAATGGTTATGTAAGGATTAGATATGTAAAGGTTAGAAGTCAGATTAATAATGCCGGAAACTTCAAAGACGACGATTCGCTTTCCAGGGGCTTCAACGGCTGCTCTGAAGCTCCCGGGGCCGCTGTTATTAAGATTGGTGACCTTAATAATCGCGCCTCCTCTTCCGCCGGCGCTGTTTGCCCCAAAACCTTCAGCTCCGGGGAATGCCGCAACAGCATAAGCAATTCCCGGCAAGAAAACCAGGAGCATAAAAATAATAGGTAGAAAGAAATGCTTCATAAATTTCATTACTTTTCTCCTTTAGCCTGATTAAGGTCTCATAAGTACACTATTTAGTTTTCATTCAGAAAGGGCGCTTTTTCGCAATCTCTGCGTCAATCTTCAGATTTGCTTGTGCGACGTACAGCAGTATGCCTCGGCGAAACCCTTGATTTCCCTGACCTTGCAAAAAATCCCTCCTTTCCGAATTGAAAGTATAGTTTCATTTATTATAGTTTCCCGATGGATACTATTTAGTTATTGATAGTAACTCAGGAGCTGATGGCGGGTCAATATCGTATATTCCACTTATTTCTATCTCCATTGCGCTTTGCCTTGCAAGCAGTACAAGAGGACCCTCTGTCAGTGGGGAAAGGTTAACGGTTATACTCCAGTTTCCACTGGCATCAGAGGTGGTGCTGCCAAGCAAAGTCATGGAATTCTTGTCGAATGTTTCTATTAAGGTAGATGCAACTCCCGTACCTGTAAGCGTAAAAGAGGTATAGTTGCTTAAGTTTGCCTTAAAATTATCTCCCGGGATTTGTATGTTAAATGTGCTGATTTCATTTGAAAACTCACTTTCGTTCCCTTTGGCGTCGAATGATTTCATAACAAAAAAATAAACCTCGCCGTTAGGCAGGCCCGTTATTGTGTGGCTCGTCTGGTTCCCCATGACAGGAGGCGTATTGTTTGTGTAAACACCGCTCCTATTGCCCCAGTAGATGACGAAATGGTCAATATACAGCCCTTCATCCCAGGTTGACCA
Coding sequences within:
- a CDS encoding O-antigen ligase family protein — its product is MFYALGFLLINFASYFLAISRGPFWGLFAYMNIYFNSPQEIINWWTLYLPFHRWSLLTSLVLFVSLAIHWGKTSDHKFRNARWVYVFLALSAVVCFTNAFNPKDANQYLYSLLTYSIIVFILIKSITSVDQFRLFCLSAIVFAAGLSVKAYLTGKRVHARLEYGGSADAYGSNEFSLLLAGIIPLMLPFFKSGKPYEKIICILSLPFLLNALVLCNSRGSFIAFAGAIVIATIISFDKEITRYFLVLLMLGLPLLLYLSDEYFIDRLSSLVGADEAIESVEGARELSSGRTEIWSYGIDMAGDNLFGAGPNAFKELARFYMPEEVLTFHPGAKYGVRSAHNTYLQVLVEQGVLGFIVWIAMCLHSYLLIVKSFNRVKRVDLDSQFWKFSLFALNISFASIMIGGLVNSRVYYEFFWWQVALIAVVTSLVSREIEDKVNPVDENDEKRIY
- a CDS encoding oligosaccharide flippase family protein, producing the protein MLNIKAQYHNLKNKLEDKLLKRIVKNSGVILFGNSTAAGLGIISFTILAGQVGPESLAILVLAQTYALIINDIFNIQTWESMVKFGASELKSERIKNVIKTNLILDFASAIIAFGFALMLVKTVGRLLGWQSSFFPFLSLYSASILFNITTLTIGIPRLFNKFASIAKIQVVMAVIKLCAVLYAMASSSTFTVYIYIYLVVDILTNLSLNIYSIRLLTQKYGRTWIREKIAFDKNQLKFIWWTNLRTIIRIPVRHLDMIVISSVLSVKMVGIYKVYKEIAGLINRVGEPINQSMFPEFTKLIGSNNLGDAAGITKKTMLILLGVGSAVTLGLLLTSRFLVGTFFGEEYLQEIYALYLMLFFFSMSFITVPINSLFIAAGFAKYSFMVLLFTNTIYLMTLFSLGKLIGIYGIIAAFALQLVLNKGLKVFLLKRYYHEWGTVIR
- a CDS encoding acyltransferase, which gives rise to MGKTVKEYNNNYSILFGLLCFGVVYLHSDWAGGFDIYTFGVKSSLLKKLSALLLMSIVPSFFILWGYLSCKYFYSHERPLQFLKKKIIQFYPLYFFSFTINMVTRSDYMFDLPRWKLVLALMGMYYESGLWGGGHIFLVVLAVIITISIFKLFNLRRRGIFLCGIMVLIAAKALPHESDLCYIKYFGYYAAFFLGALLKHYSAFDGPLYLKNTFERALMLAIMGVGMMTPLLNFFKIYALEIEYNPNSPEQLFFSVLLIYLLSRMLDRLPYLRDRFFLGKVIHKIGNNAYGHFILQSHIIRLIIYLNSFLLVNKFVLQLFIIIFTSSIVVYLLLPIYRSTETLVFKVLPS
- a CDS encoding DUF362 domain-containing protein; its protein translation is MIKKVSRRLFLKMTALFAFFLSIGKVDYSYASGADATGSMPGGEGGEKMNPGVDEDGLSRVYIASGHSPEENIKEAVRLMGGIEKMIGTDDIVVLKPNAQWWNQGTTNTNNMKGFIEGVLAIKDFRGEIIIAENHHYKELDSRGWTTEERNGDYNLNELVQYFNDAGFANVSKYHWVDGGPNPQPQEGTGGGGQRVPSVSEGDGYVWLKDEIYVSPENRKCMMTCPVFTSPYSGAKIDLKKGVLEGGEYIDKVKLVNFSCLNHHGQSFGVTASIKNLMGVVDLTCGYHGTEPEGFYNVHFVGEMSLLYKSGIGLKYYGKRFGFGSAFGKKMQEMGSWSTQYTGGALGHWMKRVKMPDINILAAEYVGWGGRGRKGPEKRERANTVAISHDPVALDYVGAMHILLPATPEKETFYRNLNNPHKKPFRSFLEECHRQGIGNLDAQKIKIIRSTSQ
- a CDS encoding glycosyltransferase, coding for MSDKCFLVFSDDFGEHPSSCQHIFRSIPTEHPVLWVNTIGMRSPRLTWRDLNKAFLKAGRMLSGLFKGGSKKVSTGHIKVCQPPMLPFLNIPFVRTFNKRSVTGHVKRKLEGLDMKSPICVITAPNACDYIGQFNESRIVYYCVDDFAEWPGLDKSLVQSMESDLIDKSDRFVATSQDLADKLEQKGKKAHLLTHGVDYTFFQKASQKEHPLLAHIPKPRVGYFGLFDGRSDLDLIKAVAAGMPDISFVVTGNTEVDISDMRKIKNIYFTGSIPYSELPQMAKGWDICMLPYLVNVLTNAIQPLKIKEYLATGKPIISTPIKEACNLSDYVNIAATADEWENSIRSNLGPLSHDLIKKRTDFLKNESWACKAEKFFKLCLED
- a CDS encoding fibronectin type III domain-containing protein, with the protein product MRSFKKKIKIFIINLLVSLFISTPALALDVTLGWSTWDEGLYIDHFVIYWGNRSGVYTNNTPPVMGNQTSHTITGLPNGEVYFFVMKSFDAKGNESEFSNEISTFNIQIPGDNFKANLSNYTSFTLTGTGVASTLIETFDKNSMTLLGSTTSDASGNWSITVNLSPLTEGPLVLLARQSAMEIEISGIYDIDPPSAPELLSITK